A genome region from Thermomonospora amylolytica includes the following:
- a CDS encoding sugar porter family MFS transporter, with translation MTSNNASGIGQAPAMTAEDSTTPPGHHEHNTAVATMIAAAAAVGGFLFGYDTSVINGTVDALREQFGLGAFVTGLVVASALLGCAAGAWLAGPLADRIGRVRTMLVAALLFVVSSIGSALAVTPYDLTFWRLMAGLAIGAASVIAPAYIAEIAPAHLRGRLGSLQQLAIVTGIFAALLADYVIARVSEGGAAGEFPLGGTAWRWMFASAALPAVIYGAIALSIPESPRFLVKRHHEARARQVLRRVMAPGVDLDAKIRDIARTLREDRPVQLHDLRGPRLGLLPIVWVGILLSVFQQFVGINVIFYYSSSLWQAVGFSEDDAMLTSVITSVTNIVTTLVAIALIDRIGRRRLLLAGAAGMTVTLAVMAVAFATAPVVNGEPDLGPVAGPVALVAANLYVFSFGATWGPVVWVLLGEMFNNFIRAAALAVAAAAQWVANWLITMTFPAMADLGLGFAYGFYTLSAAVAFLFVRMAVRETKGRELEDMDELYGVPETRRA, from the coding sequence GTGACCTCGAATAATGCCTCCGGGATCGGGCAAGCCCCGGCCATGACCGCCGAAGACAGCACGACGCCCCCCGGACATCACGAGCACAACACCGCCGTGGCGACCATGATCGCCGCAGCGGCGGCGGTGGGCGGGTTCCTGTTCGGCTACGACACCTCGGTGATCAACGGGACCGTGGACGCGCTGCGCGAGCAGTTCGGCCTCGGCGCGTTCGTCACCGGGCTGGTGGTGGCCTCGGCGCTGCTGGGCTGCGCGGCCGGCGCGTGGCTGGCCGGGCCGCTGGCCGACCGGATCGGCCGGGTCCGCACGATGCTGGTGGCCGCGCTGCTGTTCGTGGTCAGCTCGATCGGCTCGGCGCTGGCCGTCACCCCGTACGACCTGACGTTCTGGCGGCTGATGGCGGGGCTGGCGATCGGCGCGGCCTCGGTGATCGCGCCCGCCTACATCGCCGAGATCGCGCCCGCGCACCTGCGCGGCCGGCTCGGCTCGCTGCAGCAGCTGGCCATCGTCACCGGCATCTTCGCCGCGCTGCTGGCCGACTACGTGATCGCCCGGGTCTCCGAGGGCGGCGCGGCCGGGGAGTTCCCGCTCGGCGGCACGGCCTGGCGGTGGATGTTCGCCAGCGCGGCGCTGCCCGCGGTGATCTACGGGGCGATCGCGCTGAGCATCCCCGAGTCGCCGCGGTTCCTGGTCAAACGGCACCACGAGGCGCGGGCCCGGCAGGTGCTGCGGCGGGTGATGGCGCCCGGCGTCGACCTGGACGCCAAGATCCGCGACATCGCCCGCACGCTGCGCGAGGACCGCCCGGTCCAGCTGCACGACCTGCGCGGACCCCGGCTGGGGCTGCTGCCGATCGTGTGGGTGGGCATCCTGCTGTCGGTCTTCCAGCAGTTCGTCGGCATCAACGTGATCTTCTACTACTCCTCCTCGCTGTGGCAGGCGGTCGGCTTCAGCGAGGACGACGCCATGCTCACCTCGGTGATCACCTCGGTCACCAACATCGTCACCACCCTGGTCGCCATCGCGCTGATCGACCGGATCGGCCGCCGCCGGCTGCTGCTGGCCGGGGCCGCCGGGATGACGGTCACGCTGGCGGTCATGGCCGTCGCGTTCGCCACCGCGCCCGTCGTGAACGGCGAGCCTGATCTGGGGCCGGTCGCCGGGCCGGTCGCGCTGGTCGCCGCCAACCTGTACGTGTTCTCCTTCGGCGCCACCTGGGGCCCGGTGGTGTGGGTGCTGCTGGGGGAGATGTTCAACAACTTCATCCGGGCCGCCGCGCTGGCCGTGGCCGCCGCCGCGCAGTGGGTCGCCAACTGGCTGATCACCATGACCTTCCCGGCCATGGCCGACCTCGGCCTGGGGTTCGCCTACGGCTTCTACACGCTGTCGGCGGCCGTGGCGTTCCTCTTCGTCCGCATGGCCGTCCGCGAGACCAAGGGCCGCGAGCTGGAGGACATGGACGAGCTGTACGGCGTTCCGGAGACCCGGCGCGCCTAG
- a CDS encoding sensor histidine kinase, protein MSEQPAGHRQDKAGFTDAMFRRAVVDAAVRAPKEPPRRLMPGRRWVRLLEHLLLLAMTVGFTGGSIAIPVNLFDPTPHPTVALLLAVPQAVPLLLASRWPLAAWRISALGMLAGALVLRGAYFWPWPVTSWLAFVVICFFTALGYERSVAVGVGVLTIGGLIVPAVVVSGMPDWFGLILAGIVLLALSFGDAVGGRYTAELSLAEQEALRRRDLARQARLEERARIARELHDVVAHHMSVIAMQAEAAPYKIPDLPDAAKDTFALVRDAARDALTETRRVVGLLRAEDEGPERRPQPGLERLEDLVAGARQAGLTVDVVIVGVPRPVAAGVDLSAYRIVQESLSNAARYAPGSHVRVEVRYGPAALAVTVTDDGPRTAPAEPGGGHGLVGMRERATMLGGALSAGPAEPAGWTVTAELPYGGA, encoded by the coding sequence ATGAGCGAGCAGCCCGCCGGCCACCGCCAGGACAAGGCCGGCTTCACCGACGCGATGTTCCGCCGGGCGGTGGTGGACGCCGCCGTGCGCGCGCCCAAGGAGCCGCCGCGCCGGCTGATGCCCGGCCGCCGCTGGGTGCGCCTGCTCGAGCATCTCCTGCTGCTGGCCATGACGGTGGGCTTCACCGGCGGGTCGATCGCCATCCCGGTGAACCTGTTCGACCCGACGCCGCACCCGACGGTGGCGCTGCTGCTGGCGGTGCCGCAGGCGGTGCCGCTGCTGCTGGCGTCGCGGTGGCCGCTGGCGGCCTGGCGGATCAGCGCGCTGGGCATGCTGGCCGGGGCGCTGGTGCTGCGCGGGGCGTACTTCTGGCCGTGGCCGGTGACGTCCTGGCTGGCGTTCGTGGTGATCTGCTTCTTCACCGCGCTCGGGTACGAGCGGTCGGTCGCGGTGGGGGTCGGCGTGCTGACCATCGGCGGCCTGATCGTCCCGGCGGTGGTGGTGTCGGGGATGCCGGACTGGTTCGGGCTGATCCTGGCCGGGATCGTGCTGCTGGCGCTGAGCTTCGGGGACGCGGTCGGCGGGCGGTACACCGCCGAGCTGAGCCTGGCCGAGCAGGAGGCGCTGCGCCGCCGGGACCTGGCCCGGCAGGCCCGGCTGGAGGAGCGCGCCCGGATCGCCCGGGAACTGCACGACGTGGTGGCCCACCACATGTCGGTGATCGCGATGCAGGCCGAGGCCGCGCCGTACAAGATCCCGGACCTGCCGGACGCGGCCAAGGACACCTTCGCGCTGGTGCGGGACGCGGCCCGGGACGCGCTGACCGAGACCCGCCGGGTGGTGGGGCTGCTGCGGGCCGAGGACGAGGGCCCCGAACGGCGCCCCCAGCCCGGCCTGGAACGGCTGGAGGACCTGGTCGCCGGGGCGCGGCAGGCGGGGCTGACGGTCGACGTGGTGATCGTGGGGGTGCCGCGTCCGGTGGCGGCGGGGGTGGACCTGTCGGCGTACCGGATCGTCCAGGAGTCGCTCAGCAACGCCGCCCGCTACGCCCCGGGCTCCCACGTGCGGGTCGAGGTCAGGTACGGACCGGCCGCGCTGGCGGTGACGGTGACCGACGACGGGCCGCGCACCGCCCCGGCCGAGCCGGGCGGCGGGCACGGGCTGGTCGGGATGCGGGAGCGGGCGACGATGCTGGGCGGCGCCCTGTCGGCGGGCCCCGCCGAGCCCGCCGGCTGGACGGTGACCGCCGAACTGCCCTACGGCGGCGCCTGA
- a CDS encoding response regulator, with amino-acid sequence MTIRVLIADDQEMIRDGLAALLSSAPDIEVVGQAGNGLEAVALAGELAPDVVVMDIRMPEMDGLAATAKIVGTPLDAGGGPPTGPRVLVLTTFDLDEYVYEALGAGASGFLLKDASAADLINGVRVVAAGDALLAPSITRRLIGDFARRRRHQRPSPAATATLTPRELDVLRLIARGLSNAEIAAELVLAEQTVKTHVGHVLTKLGLRDRTQAVVYAYENGLAG; translated from the coding sequence GTGACCATTCGCGTGCTGATCGCCGACGATCAGGAGATGATCCGCGACGGGCTGGCCGCCCTGCTGTCCTCCGCCCCCGACATCGAGGTGGTCGGGCAGGCGGGCAACGGGCTGGAGGCCGTGGCGCTGGCCGGCGAGCTGGCCCCGGACGTGGTGGTGATGGACATCCGGATGCCGGAGATGGACGGGCTGGCCGCCACCGCGAAGATCGTCGGGACGCCGCTCGACGCCGGCGGCGGGCCGCCCACCGGGCCGCGGGTGCTGGTGCTGACCACGTTCGACCTGGACGAGTACGTCTACGAGGCGCTCGGCGCGGGGGCCAGCGGGTTCCTGCTCAAGGACGCCTCGGCGGCCGACCTGATCAACGGGGTGCGGGTGGTGGCGGCCGGGGACGCGCTGCTGGCCCCGTCGATCACCCGGCGGCTGATCGGGGACTTCGCCCGGCGCCGCCGGCACCAGCGGCCCAGCCCGGCGGCGACCGCCACGCTGACCCCGCGCGAGCTGGACGTGCTGCGGCTGATCGCGCGCGGCCTGTCGAACGCGGAGATCGCCGCGGAGCTGGTGCTGGCCGAGCAGACCGTCAAGACCCACGTCGGGCACGTGCTGACGAAGCTGGGCCTGCGGGACCGCACCCAGGCCGTGGTGTACGCCTACGAGAACGGCCTGGCGGGCTGA
- the pta gene encoding phosphate acetyltransferase: MTCGVYVAAGDAASLKATIALGLTELLSRQVGSVGVFRPVVRRGARDDLVETLRGRFKLSCAYADCVGVTYDDLHADREAAVREIEDRYRRLAARCEAVVVVGTDHSDVGAPAPAGFDAAVSALLDVPVICVVNGLERTPQQTAAAVDLTVKETRGEGADPLAVVVTRVPPKRLEEVRAACARSDDLPVYALPEAARLDKPTISALMDACDGYLMLGEDHQLGREASGLMVGAMTLPNILNRLTDGVAVLIPSDRAAGLLPGLLTAHAAPTFPALSGIIMTGGMELPEAVARLLDGMSVRLPVIITEGDTFETATRLSAATGRRFTPDAHGKIETALGLFADHVDGPALAARLGVRRRAAVTPLMFEYELLERARADRRRIVLPEGDEPRVLHAADILLRRGVADLTLLGDEEAIRTEAAELGLDVSAARVVSPFDRELRERFAVEYARLRKHRGVTYRLARDLVTDVQYFGALMVHLGLADGMVSGAVHTTAHTVRPALEIVKTAPDAGIVSSVHLVCLPDRVLVYGDCLVVPSPDAQRLAAIALSAAGTARRFGIDPRIAILARPGGAGDGGERARAVEIVRAHAPDLVVEGPVAHDDVAAEATVYAVPDLDIGDALVQRRRAAGASVIGPVLQGLRRPVNALPPRATVQDIVNAVAITAIQAQPAPEVPGQPARPFS; this comes from the coding sequence ATGACGTGTGGGGTCTACGTCGCGGCCGGTGACGCCGCCAGTCTCAAGGCGACGATCGCCCTGGGCCTGACCGAGCTGCTGTCCCGGCAGGTCGGGTCGGTCGGGGTGTTCCGCCCGGTGGTCCGCCGGGGCGCCCGCGACGACCTGGTGGAGACGCTGCGCGGCCGGTTCAAGCTGTCGTGCGCCTACGCCGACTGCGTCGGGGTCACCTACGACGACCTGCACGCCGACCGCGAGGCCGCGGTCCGCGAGATCGAGGACCGCTACCGCAGGCTGGCCGCGCGGTGCGAGGCGGTCGTGGTGGTCGGCACCGACCACAGCGACGTCGGCGCGCCCGCCCCCGCCGGATTCGACGCCGCCGTCAGCGCGCTGCTGGACGTTCCGGTGATCTGCGTGGTCAACGGGCTGGAACGCACCCCGCAGCAGACCGCCGCGGCGGTGGACCTGACCGTCAAGGAGACCCGCGGCGAGGGCGCCGACCCGCTGGCCGTCGTCGTCACCCGCGTTCCGCCCAAGCGGCTGGAGGAGGTCCGCGCGGCCTGCGCCCGGTCCGACGACCTGCCGGTGTACGCGCTGCCGGAGGCGGCCCGGCTGGACAAGCCGACCATCAGCGCGCTGATGGACGCCTGCGACGGCTACCTGATGCTGGGGGAGGACCACCAGCTCGGCCGGGAGGCGTCCGGGCTGATGGTGGGCGCGATGACGCTGCCCAACATCCTCAACCGGCTCACCGACGGCGTGGCCGTGCTGATCCCCTCCGACCGGGCCGCCGGGCTGCTGCCCGGCCTGCTGACCGCGCACGCCGCCCCCACCTTCCCGGCGCTGTCGGGGATCATCATGACCGGCGGGATGGAGCTGCCGGAGGCCGTCGCCCGGCTGCTGGACGGCATGTCGGTGCGGCTGCCGGTGATCATCACCGAGGGCGACACCTTCGAGACCGCCACCAGGCTGTCGGCCGCCACCGGCCGCCGCTTCACCCCCGACGCGCACGGCAAGATCGAGACCGCGCTGGGCCTGTTCGCCGACCACGTCGACGGGCCCGCGCTGGCCGCCCGGCTCGGGGTGCGCCGCCGTGCCGCGGTCACCCCGCTGATGTTCGAGTACGAGCTGCTGGAACGTGCCCGTGCCGACCGGCGGCGGATCGTGCTGCCCGAGGGCGACGAGCCGCGGGTGCTGCACGCCGCCGACATCCTGCTGCGCCGCGGCGTGGCCGACCTGACCCTGCTCGGCGACGAGGAGGCGATCCGCACCGAGGCCGCCGAGCTGGGCCTGGACGTGTCGGCCGCCCGGGTGGTCAGCCCGTTCGACCGGGAGCTGCGGGAACGGTTCGCGGTCGAGTACGCCCGGCTGCGCAAGCACCGCGGCGTCACCTACCGGCTGGCCCGCGACCTGGTCACCGACGTGCAGTACTTCGGGGCGCTGATGGTGCACCTCGGGCTCGCCGACGGCATGGTGTCCGGCGCGGTGCACACCACCGCGCACACCGTCCGGCCCGCCCTGGAGATCGTCAAGACCGCCCCGGACGCCGGGATCGTCTCCAGCGTCCACCTGGTCTGCCTGCCCGACCGGGTGCTGGTGTACGGGGACTGCCTGGTGGTGCCCTCACCGGACGCCCAGCGGCTGGCCGCGATCGCGCTGTCGGCCGCCGGCACCGCCCGCCGGTTCGGCATCGACCCCCGGATCGCGATCCTGGCCCGGCCCGGCGGGGCCGGCGACGGCGGGGAACGGGCGCGGGCCGTCGAGATCGTCCGCGCGCACGCCCCGGACCTGGTGGTGGAGGGGCCGGTCGCGCACGACGACGTCGCCGCCGAGGCCACCGTCTACGCCGTTCCCGACCTGGACATCGGCGACGCCCTGGTGCAGCGCCGGCGCGCCGCCGGGGCCAGCGTGATCGGCCCGGTGCTGCAGGGCCTGCGGCGGCCGGTGAACGCGCTGCCGCCGCGCGCCACGGTGCAGGACATCGTGAACGCGGTGGCGATCACCGCGATCCAGGCCCAGCCCGCCCCCGAGGTCCCCGGTCAGCCCGCCAGGCCGTTCTCGTAG
- a CDS encoding quinone oxidoreductase family protein encodes MRAIQITEFGGPEVLRPAELPRPEPGPDEVLIEVSRAGVNYADTHQAENSYLSRSTLPMVPGGEVVGRTPDGRRVVALVGSGGYAEYATAPKAMTWDVPEEIDDVTALAMVVQGASAWVLLRRSTHMAPGESVVVHAAAGGVGSLAVQLAKAWGAGRVIATASSKEKRDLALELGADVAVDAGVEDMRAALIEANEGRRVDVVLEMTGGAVTDQSLHALAPFGRLAFYGMASRKPPTPVQPASLMAHSTTIAGMWLAHVFRLPGDVMRTALDELFALAAEGRLRAVKGGEYGLSEARTAHEELRARRTVGKLVLDPSR; translated from the coding sequence ATGCGCGCGATCCAGATAACCGAGTTCGGCGGCCCCGAGGTGCTGCGGCCCGCCGAGCTGCCCCGTCCCGAACCCGGCCCCGACGAGGTGCTGATCGAGGTCTCCCGGGCGGGCGTCAACTACGCCGACACCCACCAGGCCGAGAACAGCTACCTGAGCCGCTCCACCCTGCCGATGGTGCCCGGCGGCGAGGTCGTGGGACGCACCCCCGACGGCCGCCGCGTGGTGGCGCTGGTCGGGTCCGGCGGGTACGCCGAGTACGCGACCGCCCCCAAGGCCATGACCTGGGACGTGCCCGAGGAGATCGACGACGTCACCGCGCTGGCCATGGTGGTGCAGGGCGCCTCCGCCTGGGTGCTGCTGCGCCGCAGCACCCACATGGCCCCGGGCGAGTCCGTCGTGGTGCACGCCGCCGCCGGTGGAGTCGGCAGCCTCGCCGTCCAGCTCGCCAAGGCATGGGGCGCGGGCCGCGTCATCGCCACCGCCTCCTCCAAGGAGAAGCGCGACCTGGCCCTGGAGCTGGGCGCCGACGTGGCGGTGGACGCCGGCGTGGAGGACATGAGGGCCGCCCTCATCGAGGCCAACGAGGGCCGCCGGGTCGACGTGGTGCTGGAGATGACCGGCGGCGCCGTCACCGACCAGAGCCTGCACGCGCTGGCCCCGTTCGGGCGGCTGGCGTTCTACGGGATGGCCTCCCGCAAGCCCCCGACGCCGGTCCAGCCCGCCAGCCTGATGGCGCACTCCACCACGATCGCCGGGATGTGGCTGGCGCACGTGTTCCGGCTGCCCGGCGACGTCATGCGCACCGCCCTGGACGAGCTGTTCGCCCTGGCCGCCGAGGGACGGCTGCGGGCGGTCAAGGGCGGCGAGTACGGGCTGAGCGAGGCCCGCACGGCGCACGAGGAGCTGCGCGCCCGCCGTACCGTGGGCAAACTCGTCCTCGACCCGTCCCGCTGA
- a CDS encoding SDR family oxidoreductase, whose translation MDATSRPGRSHAGKVAWITGGANGIGAAVARRLAGEGAHVLLADIDTERGTALAKELDGAFVRCDVREPEDNKAAVAAAVERFGGLDIAFLNAGVAQRTGIGGDFDIAAYRRAMAINLDGVVYGVDAALPALRARGGGDIIATASMAGLVATPFDPIYGANKAAVVGLVRALGPNHLPENIRVNALCPSFADTDIIAGTREDLEKAGFPILEVADVVEAFMAILASDGAGEAWFVVKGRPSEPFRFRGAPGPR comes from the coding sequence ATGGACGCGACGAGCCGGCCGGGGCGGAGCCACGCCGGGAAGGTCGCCTGGATCACCGGGGGCGCCAACGGCATCGGGGCGGCCGTCGCCCGCCGACTGGCCGGGGAGGGCGCGCACGTCCTGCTGGCCGACATCGACACCGAGCGCGGCACCGCGCTGGCCAAGGAGCTGGACGGCGCGTTCGTGCGCTGCGACGTGCGCGAGCCGGAGGACAACAAGGCCGCCGTCGCCGCCGCGGTGGAGCGGTTCGGCGGGCTGGACATCGCGTTCCTGAACGCCGGGGTCGCCCAGCGGACCGGGATCGGCGGCGACTTCGACATCGCGGCCTACCGGCGCGCCATGGCGATCAACCTCGACGGCGTGGTCTACGGCGTGGACGCCGCCCTGCCGGCGTTGCGCGCCCGCGGCGGCGGGGACATCATCGCCACCGCCAGCATGGCCGGGCTGGTCGCCACCCCGTTCGACCCGATCTACGGCGCCAACAAGGCCGCCGTGGTCGGGCTGGTGCGCGCGCTGGGCCCCAACCACCTGCCGGAGAACATCCGCGTCAACGCCCTGTGCCCCTCGTTCGCCGACACCGACATCATCGCCGGCACCCGGGAGGACCTGGAGAAGGCCGGCTTCCCCATCCTGGAGGTCGCCGACGTGGTGGAGGCGTTCATGGCGATCCTCGCCTCGGACGGCGCGGGCGAGGCATGGTTCGTCGTCAAGGGCCGTCCATCCGAGCCGTTCCGCTTCCGCGGCGCGCCCGGCCCCCGCTGA
- a CDS encoding acyl-CoA dehydrogenase family protein gives MDFGLSPRAQEYLGRLQEFMDEHVYPAEPVYEAQRAELIAAGQEGTVPPVVEELKVEARKRGLWNLFLPDADDPAHGLTVTDYASLAELTGRSPHLAPEAINCAAPDTGNMEVLHMFGTPEQKERWLKPLLDGEIRSAFAMTEPAVASSDARNIGTRIERDGDHYVINGRKWWITGTADPRCRIMIVMGKTDPDGDPYRQQSMVLVPMDTPGVEVVRPLPVFGYWDQHGHCEITFTDVRVPVENLVGEEGSGFAIAQARLGPGRIHHCMRALGGAERALELMCERAVSRVAFGKPLAQQGVVQQQIAESRMAIEQARLLTLKTAWMIDKYGVKAARSEIAAIKVIVPRVALEVVDRAIQVHGAAGVSGDTPLARMYASLRTLRIADGPDEVHVRSVARAELGKYLGK, from the coding sequence ATGGACTTCGGTTTGAGCCCCCGGGCCCAGGAATACCTGGGTCGCCTGCAGGAATTCATGGACGAGCACGTCTACCCGGCCGAGCCGGTGTACGAGGCCCAGCGGGCCGAGCTGATCGCCGCCGGGCAGGAGGGCACCGTCCCGCCGGTGGTGGAGGAGCTGAAGGTCGAGGCCCGCAAGCGCGGCCTGTGGAACCTCTTCCTGCCCGACGCCGACGACCCCGCGCACGGCCTGACCGTCACCGACTACGCCTCGCTGGCCGAGCTCACCGGCCGCTCCCCGCACCTGGCGCCGGAGGCCATCAACTGCGCCGCGCCGGACACCGGGAACATGGAGGTGCTGCACATGTTCGGCACCCCCGAGCAGAAGGAACGCTGGCTCAAGCCGCTGCTGGACGGCGAGATCCGCTCGGCGTTCGCGATGACCGAGCCGGCCGTGGCCTCCTCCGACGCCCGCAACATCGGCACCCGGATCGAGCGGGACGGCGACCACTACGTCATCAACGGCCGCAAATGGTGGATCACCGGGACCGCCGACCCGCGCTGCAGGATAATGATCGTCATGGGCAAGACCGACCCCGACGGCGATCCGTACCGCCAGCAGTCCATGGTGCTGGTGCCGATGGACACCCCCGGGGTCGAGGTGGTCCGGCCGCTGCCCGTGTTCGGCTACTGGGACCAGCACGGGCACTGCGAGATCACGTTCACCGACGTGCGCGTCCCGGTGGAGAACCTGGTCGGCGAGGAGGGCAGCGGCTTCGCCATCGCCCAGGCCCGGCTCGGCCCCGGCCGCATCCACCACTGCATGCGCGCCCTCGGCGGCGCGGAGCGGGCGCTGGAGCTGATGTGCGAGCGCGCCGTCTCCCGGGTGGCGTTCGGCAAGCCGCTGGCCCAGCAGGGCGTGGTGCAGCAGCAGATCGCCGAGTCCCGGATGGCGATCGAGCAGGCCCGGCTGCTCACCCTCAAGACCGCCTGGATGATCGACAAGTACGGGGTCAAGGCCGCCCGCAGCGAGATCGCCGCGATCAAGGTGATCGTGCCGCGGGTCGCGCTGGAGGTCGTGGACCGCGCCATCCAGGTGCACGGGGCGGCCGGCGTCAGCGGCGACACCCCGCTCGCCCGGATGTACGCCTCGCTGCGCACCCTGCGCATCGCCGACGGCCCCGACGAGGTGCACGTGCGCTCGGTGGCCCGCGCCGAGCTGGGTAAGTATCTCGGCAAATGA
- a CDS encoding TetR/AcrR family transcriptional regulator codes for MTNTTGDAGIRQRMTHARRREQLLAAALGEFGRRGFHLTQMEHVASAAGVSKALLYQHFTSKEQLFAEVAGAIVTELTERMRQAVTAVAPKGSPVEGIRAMVRTLFDYATAEPAGWALVVRHLDKPEVGDDLRELRDRLGEAFADLLLRRRRANPALTPAQLAANERRARLLVPLMYGSMLSMVSWWLEHPDTPRRKAEEMAVEFIWLGLDRLRSGERVRFDD; via the coding sequence ATGACGAACACCACGGGGGACGCCGGGATCCGGCAGCGGATGACCCACGCCCGTCGCCGCGAGCAACTGCTCGCGGCGGCGCTCGGCGAGTTCGGGCGGCGCGGTTTCCACCTCACCCAGATGGAGCACGTCGCCTCGGCGGCGGGAGTGTCCAAGGCGCTGCTGTACCAGCACTTCACCTCCAAGGAGCAGTTGTTCGCGGAGGTGGCGGGCGCCATCGTCACCGAGCTGACCGAACGGATGCGGCAGGCGGTCACCGCGGTCGCGCCCAAGGGGTCCCCCGTGGAGGGCATCCGCGCCATGGTGCGGACGCTGTTCGACTACGCCACCGCCGAGCCGGCCGGATGGGCGCTGGTGGTGCGGCACCTGGACAAGCCGGAGGTCGGCGACGACCTGCGCGAGCTGCGCGACCGGCTCGGCGAGGCGTTCGCCGACCTGCTGCTGCGCCGCCGCCGCGCCAACCCGGCGCTGACCCCCGCCCAGCTCGCCGCCAACGAGCGCCGCGCCCGGCTGCTGGTCCCGCTGATGTACGGCTCGATGCTGTCGATGGTGTCGTGGTGGCTGGAGCACCCCGACACCCCGCGCCGCAAGGCCGAGGAGATGGCCGTCGAGTTCATCTGGCTCGGCCTGGACCGCCTGCGCTCGGGCGAACGGGTCCGTTTTGATGATTAG